CGCCGCCGCCGCGGCCGCCGCGCCGTCCACGGGCTCGCGCGCCGCCGCGCACAGCCCCAGCGCCATGGCCCACGCCGCCGCGGCTTCCGGCGGCAGGCCCGCCGGATCCGCCGCCGCCAGCCGCTGGATGGCCGCCGGGGCCGCCGCGCGCACCGCCCGGTCCAGTTCCGCGCCGCCGTAGTTCTTCCGGATGCGCCACTGCACCCCCGTCCACGCCTCGGCCAGGAGGGCAAGAATCTCCGCATCCTCCGCGCCGGGGCCTGTCCACAGGGGGCCCGCGCCCGGCCCGTCAAAAAAGGCCGACAGCCCGTCCACCGCCTTCGGCAGCGCCGTGTGCCACAGGTGGTCAAACGCCAGCGTCACCGGCGGCGTCTCCACCGTCTGGTCGCCCAGCGTGACCCGGATGCGGAAATCGCCCTCCTGGTCGAACCCCGTGAACGCGCCCCGGTAGAAATGGCGGCCCCAGTCCGAGCCCCGCGCCCCCTGCATGCGCGCCTCCACTTCCAGGGGCTGCTCATACACCGTCCGGCCGTTCTGGTCCAGAATCTTGAACCCGCCCTCCGGCGAGCGAAAATTCGCCGACACCACCAAGCGCTTCGGCGCGTACAGCTCATAGCCCGCCCGGCACCACAGCACCCGCATCTCCGGCGCGCGCTCCGCCGACGCCGCCAGCTCCGCCGCGTCCCACAGGCACGGCGCGCCCTCCGCCGGGGCGCCCGCCAGGGCCAGCGACACCCGGGCCGCCCCCTCCGGCGGCGCCGACTCCGAAAGCGAGAACCGCGTCCACCCCTCCGGCGCCGCCGGCGGAAACGCCGCCAGCGCGTCCTCCCGCAGTAGCGCCCCGTCCGCCCCCAGCCACCGCACCGACGCCGAAATCCCCGGCCCCCGGCCCATGACCACCGCCGTCACCGACGCCGTGTCCCCGTCCAGCGCCGACGGGTCCGATCCCGCCGTCACCGGCGCCCCGCCCTCCATCCGCAGCGCCGCCTTGCCGTGCAGCACAGACTCCCCGTCCGTCCGCCAGACGCCCTCCCCCGCGATCAGCGACCAGGCCCGCGGCCGCGCCGGGGCCTCCCCCTCCGCCGCCGTTGACTCCTCAAAAGAGCCGTTCGCCAGCAGCTGCACCGTTTCCAAAATCCGCTCCGGCTCCGTCGCGGCCGCCGCCGGCGGATCCGCCTCCTGCGCCCCCGCCGGAACGCGCACCCAAGCCCCCCCCAGCAGGGCCGCCGCAACAACCAGGGCCAGAGGCCGTCCAAATGATCTCATGCGCAAGAACCTTCCCGAAACCGGACCTTCCACGGGCGCGGCCCGCCGCCGCGCCTTTCCATGCAGGGTATCATACCGGGGCCGCCCCCGGGGTTTCATGCCCGGAAGCGCCGGAAGGGGCACGAAGAAGACAGGGCCAGCGGGACGCTGGCGCTACGGGCGCGAAGAAGACAAGGCCAGCGGGACGCTGGCGGTAGTGCGCATGAAGAAGACAAGGCCGCCGGGACGGCGGCGCTACGGACGTGGGCGTTTCCTCGTAGCGCCGGCGTCCCGCCGGCCTTGTCTTCTCTTTTCCTGTGCATCCTGTCCATCCATGTAAATAACCTCTTCGCCGGGCCGGGGTTCCTCCTGTGCGCGGGGCACGCGGGCAAGCCCGCGCGAAGAAAGGCGGCAGCAAGCTACCGCACTCCAAGGCGCGCTTCGCGCGCGGGGGCATGTGAACATGGATACACAGGATGGGCAGGATTTTTCCGGAAGAGTTTTCACCACAAAGGCACAAAGGGCACAAAGAAGACAAGGCCAGAGCGGGACGCTGGCGCTACGGGCATGAAGAAGACAAGGCCGCCGGGACGGCGGCGCTACGGACGTGGGCATTTCCTCGTCGCGCCGGCGTCCCGCCGGCCTTGTCTTCTCTTGTCCTGTGCATCCTGTCCATCCATGTGAGAACCTCTTCCTCCCCCTCTTTCTCCGCTGCGCGCGGGGGGGATGAAAAGGAACCGGCCCGCGGCGGGGATTCCGCCGCGGGCCGGGAGGGGTGCCGGGGTGTTTTACTGCGCGGGGGGCGCGGGCGCGGGTGCCGGAGCGGGTGCGGGCGCGGCTCCGCCGGGGGCGGCGGTGGCGGCGGCGGCCTGCTCCTGCATGGCCTGCTCGTAGCGGATCTTGGCGACCTTGGCCTCCTCCTTCTTGGTGGCGGCGAGCTCGACCAGCTTGTCCTTGTCCTCCTTGACGCTCTGGCGCTCGTCGTCGGGAATGACGCTGACGATGGTGGCGACCTGGTCGTATTTGGCGATGGCATCCTCGAAGCGGTTGGAGTCCTTGGACCGGTCGCCCTCGTCTATGGCGGCGCTGGCGGCGTCGAGGATGTCGTTGATCACGTCGCCGATGGCCTTGCGGAGGCGGCGGACGTTCTCTTTGGCGGTGTTCTCCTGCTCCTTGAACTCGCTGTCCACGGCCTCGAAGAAGCCGATGGCCTGGCGGTAGGTCTTGATGGCGTTGGCGTAGTCCTTGCGGTCGCGGAAGTTGTCGGCCTCGGCGCGGATCTTCTCGCCGTTGGCGATGATGTTGATGGTGGTCTCGAGGCGCTCGTTGCGGGCGATGATGGCCTTGTTGGTCTCCTCGATGAGGGTGGCGACCTCGGCGTTGGTGCGGTCGAAGTCGAGGCCGCGCTCGAAGGCGTTGAGGGCGTTGGGCAGGTCGGTGTCCTCGGCGCCGGGCTTGCCGGCCTTGTCGAGGAAGAAGCGGCCCTCGGTGATGAAGTGGGCGGAGAGTTTCTTGCCGACCTCCGACCGGCCGGGGCCGCCGAGGCTGTAGGCCTTCTGCCACTCGAGGACGCCGCGCTCGCGGGCCTCGCGGGAGGCGTGGGCGTAGAAGATGTCGCCGGCGCGGACGTAGCTCTCGGGAATGCGCGGGTTGACCTTCTCGAAGTTCTCGTAGACGGCCTGGGCCTGGCGGACGCTGTCCTTGACGGCGACGAGGAACTCCATCTCGCTGACGAAGTACCAGGTGAGGGCGCGGTCGGAGGGGCGGGGCAGGGGCGAGGGGCAGACGGAGTCGTTGTTGAGGACGGTGTTCCACACGTCGGCGACGGCCTCGACGGTCTTGGTGAAGTAGGCGGGGCCGCCCTGGCGCAGGAAGCCCTCGTAGCCCCGGCCGAGCTGGTAGTCGTGGCGGATCATGGCCTTGTCCTCGTCGAGGAAGGACTGGCGGGTGCGGAAGTAGGCCTGGGCGTCGCAGAGGATCTGGAGGCGGCCGGTGGTGGGGGAGAAGCTGTAGCTGTTGATGTTTTTCTCAATGTCGGCCACCATGCGCTGGCGCAGGGCCTTGTCCTCCCCGGTCCACGCGAAGCCGAAGGGAAGCACGGCGTTGGCCGCAAGCGAGCCGAGCAGGCCCATGCGGTAGGCGAAGTAGGGCGTGGGGCCGTAGTCGCGCGCGGCGCGCAGCAGCGCGATCTCGTTGGCGATGGCCTCGACCACCTCGGCGTCGCTGCCCAGCGGCACGCTGTCGCCGAGTTTGCGGTAGCCGTCGCGCGCCCCCGCGAGCACGTCCTTCTCAAAGTTGGGGCCCACCGCGCCGCCGGGGCGGAACACGTCGGAATAGTCCCCCTTGAGCATCTGCATGGCCATGGCGCCCACGGCCTGCATGGACTTGGTCTCCCAGGCGCCCGCGGGCGCGGAGACCGCCAGGGGAAGCGCGAGGAAGACGGCGAAGGTCGCGGCCAGACGTTTCGTTACCGGTTTCATTGCTATCCTCATTTCCTGTGTTCCGCCGGGAAATCCGGCCCGTGGGCGCACCCGCCGACGGGGGGCGCGGTCGCGCCGCCCCCGCGGCGTCCAGAATGCACACACTGCCACGCTTGAAAAACTAGCACAACACCCCCCGAAGTGTCAATAGATTTCCCCGGCCGATTTTTTCGGGACGGCGGCGGGCGGCTAGTTGTAGTGGCGGAGAAGGGCGTCCACAAAGGCGGCGGCGAAGGCCTCGCGCCAGGCGGGGTCGGCCAGGGCGGCCTGGTCCTGCGCGTTGAGCATGTTGGCCGCCTCGATGAGGACCTTGGTGGGGACGCAGCAGTTGCGGAGGACGGCGGGCACATAGGCGCGGCCGCCGCGCTGGCGGATCACGTTGCGCACGGGGCTGCCCGCGGAGTGGACCTTGACCGGGGGCTTGCTTCCGCGCAGGGCGCCCAGGAAAGTTTCGGCGAAGGCGCGCGAGAGCGCCTCGTCCTTGCGCCGCTGCGAGGCGGTGCAGGTGGCGGTGGGGGCGCTGCGGGACTCCTTGTAGCGGCGGTAGAGGCTGCCCGCGGGGGTTTCCGAGTCGCGCCGGTAGTCGGCGCCGGGAACATAGACCATGGTGCCGCGCACGGAGTCGTTGTAGACGGCGTCGCAGTGGATGGAGGCGAAGATGACCTTGCGCTCCGGCACGCCCGCCGCGCGCTCGCGGCGGTAGAGGTCGTTGGCCAGGTACCACCGCAGGTTGGCCGAGGTCTTCGCGTCCTGGATGCGGTAGTTCGGCGTGACCAGCACCGCCTCGTCGTCGTCGTGCGTGAAACGGCGCGCCCCGCTCTCCCGGTGCTGCTGGTTCGGGTCGAGCACGGTCATGTGCACCTTCGCGCGGGTCTCCGACTCGAGAATGCGCTTGATCCGGCACGCGATGTCGTAGTTCAGCTCATCCTCGTAGAGCCCGAGTTTGGAAACGGCCGCCCCCTGATCCCGCCCGCCGTGGCCCGGGTCCAGAATCACCACCACGCCCTCCAGGCCGCTCGAGGTGACCTTCTCCGACCGGACGCGCTCAAGCTCGGCCCGCATTGCCTCGTAGTTGCCCCGCTGCGCCGTGCCCGCCGGCTGGTACGCGTCGGAAAGCATCTCCAGGGGGATGCGCACCCGCTGGCCCGCGCAGACTTTGCGGGCGTCGCGGATGCCGCTGCGCTTCTGGATGACGCCGCAGGCCTCCAGAATGTCGCGGTTCTCGTAGTAGTCCGTGAACCGCGCCACGGTCCGGTACAGCGTCTCCCCCTTCTGCAGCCGGTATTCCGCGTAGGCGCCCTGGCGGTCCTCGCCGTACTGGAGCACCCCGCCGGCCGCCGGCGGCAGGACGGAACCCGCCGCCTCGGGCGTCGCCGCCGGCTCGTGCCCCGGCGAGGGCGTCCGCATCGCCGGGAGCAGCAGCTCCCGCGGCACCAGCACCCGCTGCCCGCGCACCAGCGGGCTGTCCGGCGTGATCTTCGTGTCGGCCGTGCGCAGCCGCGCCACGAGCGTGGCGTCGCCCGCCACCCACTCCGCCAGCGCCGCCAGGGACTCCGTGCCCGACGCGCCGTCATACGCCACCGTGTGCCACCACCCGTCCCCGTCCACGTAGTCCCCGGGGAACAGGGCCTCCAGCATGCGCCGCCGCGCGGTGTCGCTGAGCCGGCCGCAGGGAATCGCCACCATCTGGCGGTTGCGGTACTGCTTCCAGTCGTCCGCCGAGGAGAGGTACTGCCGCAGGAAAGCCTCCAGCTGCGCATCCCCCCGGGGCAGGGAGGCTTCCAGGTAAAGGATGCGCGCGGACCGCAGGGCGGCGGACACCCCGGCGTCCAGTTCTTTGCGGATGATCGTGTCCGCCCAGGCCCCCCCGGCGAGAAGCACCCCCAGCGCCAGCAGTCCCGCGATGTGCCTCGGCAGATAGGCTTTCAACCCGGCGGACTCCTCATGATCTTGCGTGACCGACGGCACCGCAGCCGCCGCGCACCACACAATATAGCATGAGGTTTGGCGAAAATACAATATGTAGCGTGAGAAAAATGGCAGGGCGTCAAGAAACCCCACAAGTAGCGGTAAACACGCGCATGCCGCCAGGGAAGGGGCCAACGGCAGGGTACGCGCGGACTAGTCCAGCGCCCGGTCCATCCGGGCCGCCCAGTCGCGCAGAAAGGCGGCGCGCCAGCGGTTGACGGTCTTCGCGCCCGGATAGCGTCCCTCGGCCAGCGCCGGGTCCGGCGAATCGGTCCAATAGTGCGGCCCGTGCTCCGTGGCGGTGAAACTTCCGCCCCAGTGGGCGCCCGCCGGGTCGTCGGGATTGCCCGCGAGAAGATACAGCAGCGAGGGTGTGTCGCCCATCTTGATGTGCGCCATCTTGCCCACGAGGAATTCGCCCAGGGCGCCGTGGCCGCGCGCATGGGCGTCCAGAAAGGCCCGGTTTTCGAGGTCGCCCGCCTGGTCGCCGCCGACATACATGCCGCGGAAGGTGCCGTCCGCCTCGATCCACCACAGGCCGGGGTGGCGCTCGAAAAGGTAGTCCCGCGCGGCGCGGTCCTGGCCGGTGTTCCACGAGCCGATGGCGTAGACGCGGATCCGGTCCACGATGTCGGGGGCGTCGTGGACCGCCTGGGCCACGTCGGTGATGGACCCCCACACGAGCACCCACAGCGGGCGCGGGTCTTTGGCGCGGGCGCGCTCCACGATCAGCCGGGACCCGTCGGTGGGGGCGCTGAAACCCTCCGGCGGCGCGGGGTCCGCCGCGCCCTGGCGCACCAGCGCGCGCAGCGCGTCCGGCGCGGGATAGCGGGGGCCGTGCCGGCGCAGGCGCGGATAGTCCTCCGCATACGCGGCGATCACCTCATGCCAGTGGGCGGCCCGGCCCTTGTCCGGCGGCGAGGAGACCAGCCCCTCCAGGTCGAGGACGTCGGCATAGAAAAGCAGGTGGACCGCCGACTGGAAGTCGTCGGGGTCGGAGCCGCCGATGTCGGAGGAGACCAGCACGCGGGGCCGCTCCCCGGAGAGCGCGCCCCCGGCGGGGTCCGGCCCGGCGGCGCAGGCGCGGCAGAACATGCCCGAGGACAGGGTGAGGGCCGCGGCCGCGAGCAGGCAGAAAGAGGGCGGGCGCGGGCTCATGAGACCTGCCAGTCGGTCTTCTCAAAGGCCGCGAGCCGGGCCTCGAATTCCGCCACCTTTTCCGGATGGGTTTCGGCAAGATTGTTCCGCTCGCCCGGGTCGTCGCGGAGGTTGAACAGCAGCGCGCCGTGCTCCAGGGGCGCGCCGTACACCGCTCCCTTGAACGGGCGCTTGTACTTCCAGTCGCCGCGCCGGACGGATTGGAGGTTGTCCGCGAGGAAATAAAAGAACTCCCGCTCCGCGGGCGGCGTCCCGTCGAGGAGCAGGGGCGAGACGTCCTGGCCGTCCAGCGTGACCCCCTCCGGCGGCGCGCCCCCGGCCAGGGCGAGGAAGGTGGGCAGGAGGTCGAGGGTGGAGGCGAAGGCCGTCTCCACGCGGGGCTTCAGCCGCCCCGGCCAGCAGAAGATGCCCGGCTCGCGCATGCCGCCCTCGAAGGTGGTGCCCTTCTGGCCGCGCAGGGGGCCGGGGCTGCCCCCGTGCTCCTTGTAGTGGGTCCAGGGGCCGTTGTCGCTCGTGAAGACCACCAGCGTGTTCTCCGCGACCCCCGCCTCCGCCAGGGCGTCCACGATCTGCCCGGCGCTCCAGTCAATCTCCTCGATCACATCGCCGTAGAGCCCGCCCGGCGACTTCCCCCGGAACGCGTCCGAACAGTGGATCGGCACATGCGGCATGCTGTGCGGCACATACAGGAAGAACGGCCCGTCCTTCGACCGGCGGATGAAGTCCGCGGCCTCCTCCGTGTAGCGGCGCGTCAGGGTGTCCTGGTTGGCCGGCTGCTCCACAATCTCCCCGTTCCTCATCAGCGGCAGGGGCGGATCGCCGCGCTGGTTTTTCTCCATGTCGTTGCTGTACGGCAGCCCGAAATAATGGTCAAAGCCGTGGTTCATGGGGAGGAAGGGGGGCAGGTTGCCGAGGTGCCATTTGCCGATGCAGGCCGTGGCGTAGCCGCGCGCCTTGAGCAGCTCCGCGATGGTGCGCTCGCTGTCCGGCAGGCCGTTTTCCGACTGGGGGAAGAGCACCTTTGTGATGCCCGAGCGCACGGGGTAGCGCCCCGTGAGCAGGGCCGCCCGCGACGGCGAGCACACGGGCGCGGCGCTGCAGAAGTCCGTGAACCGGACCCCCGCCGCCGCCAGGGCGTCCAGCCGGGGCGTGCGGATCGTCGTGCTGCCGTAGCAGCCCAGGTCGCCGTAGCCCAGGTCGTCGCAGAAGATGACCACGAAGTTCGGGGGTTTTGGCGCGGCCGCGCGGCCCGCCCCGGCGGCGAGCAACCCGGCCCCGGCGGCCAGCCCCAGCCTGCCCAGCAGGTCCCTGCGGGTGATAGTGTCCATGGTGTGCGGCTCCTTTTATGGGAGCCATGATACCCGCACGGGCGCGCGCGGGCAACCGCGGCGGGCCAAAAAACATTGGGGGCGGCCCGCCCGTTGGACGAACCGCCCCCGCCTCACGCCGGGGATTCCCTGCCCCGACCAAAAACCGGAACGAGCCTCAGTAGTTGTAGCCCTGCTCGTTGTGCTGCGTAATGTCCAGACCATCCATCTCCTCCTGCGGTTTCACCCGCAGGCCGACGGTCGCGTCGAGGGCCTTCAGCAGGACCACCGACACCGCGCCGGACCACACCAGGGTGACCGCGATGCCCAGGAACTGCGCGCCGAGCTGCGAGCCGATGCCCAGCCCGTTCGGCGTGTAGCCGCCGAGGGCCTTCGCCGCAAAGACACCCGTCAGCACAGTGCCCAGCAGGCCGCCGACGCCGTGCACGCCGAAGGCGTCCAGCGAGTCGTCGTAGCCGAAATGCCGCTTGACCGACGTGGCGCAGACGAAGCACACGCCGCCCGCGGCGGCCCCGATAACGAGCGCGCCCAGGGGCCCGACAAAACCCGACGCGGGCGTCACCGTGGCCAGCCCGGCCACCGCGCCGGTGCAGATGCCCAGCACGCTGGGCTTGCCGTACTTCACCCACTCGATGCCCATCCACACGCAGGCCGCCGCCGCCGCCGCCAGGTGCGTCGCCATCATCGCCATGGCGGCCGTGCCGTTCGCCGCCACCGCGCTGCCCGCGTTAAACCCGAACCAGCCCACCCACAGCATGGACGTGCCGACGACGGCCAGCGTCAGGCTGTGCGGCGCCATCTGCACCTCGGGATAGCCCTGCCGTTTCCCCAGCATCACCGCGCACACCAGCGCCGCGACGCCCGCGTTCAGGTGGACGACGATGCCGCCCGCGAAGTCCAGCACGCCCCGGTCCGCCAGAAACGCGCCCGCACCGCCCCAGACCATGTGGGCCACGGGGAAATAGGAGAACAGCGTCCACAGGCTCGTGAACAGCAGCATGGCCGAGAACTTCATGCGCTCGGCGAACGCGCCGATGATCAGCCCCGGCGTGATGATGGCGAAGGTGAGCTGGTAGCAGAAGAAGACCGGCTCCGGGATCGTCTGCGTCCCGTAGACGCTGTCCGGCGCCAGCCCCAGGCAGAACATCCGGTCCAGCCCGCCGATGAACGCGTTCAGCGTGATTTCGCCGGACACCATGCCCGCCGTGCTGAACGACAGGCTGTACCCCGCCACCGCCCACATCATCGTGACCACGCAGGTGATCACCAGGCACTGCATCAGCACCGACAGCACGTTCTTCGTGCGCACCAGGCCGCCGTAGAACAGCGCCAGCCCCGGCAGCGTCATGAACAGCACCAGCGCCATGGACGTCAGCATCCACGCCGTGTCCCCCGAGTCCACCGCCGAGACCGCCGCCTCTTCCGCCGCCGCGGACCCCGCTCCCGCCAGGGCCGCGAAAACCGCCGCCACCCACCGCAGACCTCTTCCCCGCGCCCAAACTGACCGATTCATGCCGCCGCTCCTTGCGTTAATTTCCTACGGAACTGTAGGAAGTTTTCCGAATGGGTACGCGCCGGTGGCTCTCTCGAAGGGGCGGCAACGAGGAAACGCGGGGACACAACTCTCCCGGAACCCGGCACTTTGTCCGGGTCTTGGCAATGTTTCCGCGGTGTTTTATGCTCCTCATGGTCTAGCCCAGACGCTTGGTGATGGACCCAAGAGAGCATGGGGCGTGCCAAGGGGCGCGGAACCGCACCCGGAAGCCGGGACGAGCCCCGGGGCGAGACGACCCTGGGATCGCCAAGCTCCAGCTTGGCACCGCGCGCCCAAGCGCGCGCCCGCTCTTCTTCAGGCTACAGGCTTCAGACTTCAGGCTTCAGGAAGCAGGTTCCCGCCGTTCTCCGTACCTCCGTGCGATAACCCGCTTCCCCCTCTTCCTCTTGCCCTCTTTTCCTCCAGACTACAGACTACGGACTCCAGACGGCCCCATCCCCAGACCCTATTGCATTCCCAAACCCCCTCCGCTATCATAGACCCATGCCCAGATACGCGACAGTCACCGCCCCCGGCATCGACCGGCTCTTCGGCGGGGAAGCCTTCGGTGAGCGCGTCAAGACGACCCTCAGGAAACGTGTCCAACCCCTGTCCATCGGACAACAAAGAGGTTGGCGCGAGCACCCCAACGGAGACCAAGCGCTATGAGGAGGCAAGCCAACTGCAACTGTTCCTGCGCATCGCACATATTGCCGCGGCCCAGTCGACGCTCTGTGTTGGGGTGTCTCTATGTTGCCATCGTCTTGTGCGGTTCCCAAGTATACGCATCGCCCACCCCACCAAACCCAATTCAGGTTTCATATAGCCTTTCAAAGACGACCATAGTATCTGGCGAATTCGTAAGCATCATAATAACAGCGGTCAACGCAGGAGATAAGACGCACTCACTTAGGATCGACGGCAATCATGTGTTTAAAACCGATGTGTTTAGCATAATAGTATCCGGAGCTGATGGCGCTGTAATTGGTGGTCACAAGAGAATACCGCCAATATATTCCAAAGCGCTAGTGAAGATGTTGCACTATCGCATCCGCACAAACGAATCCATTTCCATTTCATACCCTATCCACCTTCAATGGGATACGCATTTTCCGGCAGGAGAATATATCGTTTGCATAGCGCCATTATCTATCACGGTGGGAGGCCAATGCTACACGATACCTAGCGCATCGATGAAGTTGAAGGTTGTCGGCGAGGACAACTCCTGCTTGATGGAGAAATATGACGAGTTGCTGCGATCAAATTTCGACAGAAAGGTTGTCCGCCGAGCCGAGTGGCGCAAAATTGACTTGATGGATATTCCGGCGGGATCTCTGGAGTTGCTGTGCGCCTATGGCAAGGAGGCCGTTGGCAGCCAAGTGCGTTTTCTCTATACGAAGAACTATGGGTTTGCATATTGGCCTGAAATAACAATCTATGCTTGGGACAATATCGCCCAATATGCAACATCGGAGGTGATCGAAGAGCTTATCTCTATTGTAGATGATCCGGAGTTTGCATACGGGGGCTTTCCTGGAAAGAATTACGACCCTGGAATCATATGGTGCCTTCATAGAATCTACGAATGCAGCGATAGCAATGAGAGCGGGCGATTGCGTGAGATATGTGACATGATGCCAGAAAGGTGCAACTTCGAGGCGGCTCAGTATTCGAACGAATGAGTTCTTTGTTCGGACGATGATGTCGCCCTTCTGGAAAGCGGTGGCGGGGTGGAGATGATGGACATTATCGCCTTGGTGGACGGGTTTGTGCTCGTTCCCAAGTTTTGCTTGAAAACCAGGAAGGGCTGCGGACGGCGCCCCCTGGGATCGCCAGGCTCCAGCTTGGCACCGCGCGCCCAAGCGCGCACCCGCTCCTCCTCAGGCTTCAGGCTTCAGGAAGAAGACCTTAGACTTCAGGAGGCAGGTTCCCGCCGTTCTCCGCGCCCCCGTGGCTCCGTGTGAGTCCCCTCTTCCTCCGGACTCAAGACGGACTTTCATTCCGCGCTTGGAAGACCAAGAGGCCAGGCTGGAGCCTGGCGATCCCAGGGGGCGCATGGTTTGGGGACTGAAGGGGGCCGAAGCTGTTGCGGGAACCAATAGGAAAACCCCTGTCACTTCCCCGGGGCGGTCAGCTCCACGAACGCGGTCGCGCCGGGGCCCAGCTCCAGCGTGATGGGGTCTGGGGCGGGGAATGTCTTGCCGGAACGCCATTCGGTGGCGGAGGTCCAGGGCAC
The Candidatus Hydrogenedentota bacterium DNA segment above includes these coding regions:
- a CDS encoding N-acetylmuramoyl-L-alanine amidase; the encoded protein is MKAYLPRHIAGLLALGVLLAGGAWADTIIRKELDAGVSAALRSARILYLEASLPRGDAQLEAFLRQYLSSADDWKQYRNRQMVAIPCGRLSDTARRRMLEALFPGDYVDGDGWWHTVAYDGASGTESLAALAEWVAGDATLVARLRTADTKITPDSPLVRGQRVLVPRELLLPAMRTPSPGHEPAATPEAAGSVLPPAAGGVLQYGEDRQGAYAEYRLQKGETLYRTVARFTDYYENRDILEACGVIQKRSGIRDARKVCAGQRVRIPLEMLSDAYQPAGTAQRGNYEAMRAELERVRSEKVTSSGLEGVVVILDPGHGGRDQGAAVSKLGLYEDELNYDIACRIKRILESETRAKVHMTVLDPNQQHRESGARRFTHDDDEAVLVTPNYRIQDAKTSANLRWYLANDLYRRERAAGVPERKVIFASIHCDAVYNDSVRGTMVYVPGADYRRDSETPAGSLYRRYKESRSAPTATCTASQRRKDEALSRAFAETFLGALRGSKPPVKVHSAGSPVRNVIRQRGGRAYVPAVLRNCCVPTKVLIEAANMLNAQDQAALADPAWREAFAAAFVDALLRHYN
- a CDS encoding DUF1593 domain-containing protein, whose translation is MFCRACAAGPDPAGGALSGERPRVLVSSDIGGSDPDDFQSAVHLLFYADVLDLEGLVSSPPDKGRAAHWHEVIAAYAEDYPRLRRHGPRYPAPDALRALVRQGAADPAPPEGFSAPTDGSRLIVERARAKDPRPLWVLVWGSITDVAQAVHDAPDIVDRIRVYAIGSWNTGQDRAARDYLFERHPGLWWIEADGTFRGMYVGGDQAGDLENRAFLDAHARGHGALGEFLVGKMAHIKMGDTPSLLYLLAGNPDDPAGAHWGGSFTATEHGPHYWTDSPDPALAEGRYPGAKTVNRWRAAFLRDWAARMDRALD
- a CDS encoding sulfatase; this encodes MDTITRRDLLGRLGLAAGAGLLAAGAGRAAAPKPPNFVVIFCDDLGYGDLGCYGSTTIRTPRLDALAAAGVRFTDFCSAAPVCSPSRAALLTGRYPVRSGITKVLFPQSENGLPDSERTIAELLKARGYATACIGKWHLGNLPPFLPMNHGFDHYFGLPYSNDMEKNQRGDPPLPLMRNGEIVEQPANQDTLTRRYTEEAADFIRRSKDGPFFLYVPHSMPHVPIHCSDAFRGKSPGGLYGDVIEEIDWSAGQIVDALAEAGVAENTLVVFTSDNGPWTHYKEHGGSPGPLRGQKGTTFEGGMREPGIFCWPGRLKPRVETAFASTLDLLPTFLALAGGAPPEGVTLDGQDVSPLLLDGTPPAEREFFYFLADNLQSVRRGDWKYKRPFKGAVYGAPLEHGALLFNLRDDPGERNNLAETHPEKVAEFEARLAAFEKTDWQVS
- a CDS encoding ammonium transporter; this translates as MNRSVWARGRGLRWVAAVFAALAGAGSAAAEEAAVSAVDSGDTAWMLTSMALVLFMTLPGLALFYGGLVRTKNVLSVLMQCLVITCVVTMMWAVAGYSLSFSTAGMVSGEITLNAFIGGLDRMFCLGLAPDSVYGTQTIPEPVFFCYQLTFAIITPGLIIGAFAERMKFSAMLLFTSLWTLFSYFPVAHMVWGGAGAFLADRGVLDFAGGIVVHLNAGVAALVCAVMLGKRQGYPEVQMAPHSLTLAVVGTSMLWVGWFGFNAGSAVAANGTAAMAMMATHLAAAAAACVWMGIEWVKYGKPSVLGICTGAVAGLATVTPASGFVGPLGALVIGAAAGGVCFVCATSVKRHFGYDDSLDAFGVHGVGGLLGTVLTGVFAAKALGGYTPNGLGIGSQLGAQFLGIAVTLVWSGAVSVVLLKALDATVGLRVKPQEEMDGLDITQHNEQGYNY